One region of Candidatus Tanganyikabacteria bacterium genomic DNA includes:
- a CDS encoding Flp family type IVb pilin has protein sequence MTTIRHILADESGQSMVEYGIIVAVIAAICIGAYRQIGTTINTKLDTLIKNMK, from the coding sequence ATGACGACGATTCGCCACATTCTGGCCGACGAGTCCGGGCAGAGCATGGTGGAGTACGGCATCATCGTAGCCGTGATCGCGGCCATCTGCATCGGCGCCTACCGGCAGATCGGCACGACCATCAACACCAAGCTCGACACGCTGATCAAGAACATGAAGTAG